A region from the Streptosporangium sp. NBC_01756 genome encodes:
- a CDS encoding CaiB/BaiF CoA transferase family protein yields the protein MHGALGDIVVLDLSRALAGPHAAQMLGDLGAHVIKVEHPAGGDESRSWGPPFVGPEADISTYFLAANRNKRSITVDLKSAEGKALIERLVRQSDVLIENFRTGVLDRLGFTVERLHELNPRLVVLSITGFGHDGPEGGRPGYDQIVQGEAGLMSITGPSADEPYRVGASIADLLGGIHGAYGVVAALYERTRTGRGKVVRTSLLAAVTGVHSYHGTAWTVGGKVPAAGGNHHASIAPYGAFHCADGMIQIAAANDTQWRKVAVLLGIDPDIPKYAINRERFAHRDRLIADMEWALTKHDRAHWLAALAEAGVPAGAIRSIDEVYAWDQTRSQGLLVEVDHPVLGTIELPGPPLRFDGEPPVRHGAPPALGQHNDEILAWLEDRER from the coding sequence TTGCACGGAGCCCTCGGCGACATCGTCGTCCTCGACCTCTCGCGCGCGCTGGCGGGACCGCACGCCGCGCAGATGCTCGGTGACCTGGGGGCCCATGTGATCAAGGTGGAACATCCCGCGGGGGGTGACGAGTCCCGGAGCTGGGGGCCGCCGTTCGTCGGCCCCGAGGCCGACATCTCCACCTACTTCCTCGCGGCCAACCGCAACAAGCGGTCGATCACCGTGGACCTCAAGTCCGCCGAGGGCAAGGCCCTCATCGAGCGGCTGGTACGGCAGAGCGACGTGCTGATCGAGAACTTCCGCACCGGCGTGCTCGACCGGCTGGGCTTCACCGTCGAGCGGCTGCACGAGCTCAACCCGCGTCTGGTCGTCCTGTCGATCACCGGGTTCGGCCATGACGGCCCCGAGGGCGGCCGGCCGGGCTACGACCAGATCGTCCAGGGCGAGGCCGGGCTGATGAGCATCACCGGCCCGTCCGCCGACGAGCCCTACCGGGTGGGGGCCTCGATCGCCGACCTGCTCGGCGGCATCCACGGCGCCTACGGCGTGGTCGCCGCCCTCTACGAGCGGACGCGCACCGGCCGGGGCAAGGTCGTGCGGACCTCGCTGCTGGCCGCGGTGACCGGGGTGCACTCCTACCACGGCACGGCCTGGACGGTCGGCGGCAAGGTGCCGGCGGCCGGTGGCAACCACCACGCCTCCATCGCCCCCTACGGGGCGTTCCACTGCGCCGACGGCATGATCCAGATCGCGGCGGCGAACGACACCCAGTGGCGGAAGGTGGCCGTCCTGCTGGGCATCGATCCAGATATACCGAAATATGCGATAAACAGGGAAAGGTTCGCGCATCGGGACCGGCTGATCGCCGACATGGAGTGGGCGCTCACCAAGCACGACCGCGCCCACTGGCTGGCCGCGCTCGCCGAGGCCGGGGTGCCCGCCGGGGCGATCAGATCCATCGACGAGGTCTACGCCTGGGACCAGACCCGTTCCCAGGGCCTGCTCGTCGAGGTGGACCACCCCGTGCTCGGCACCATCGAACTGCCCGGACCGCCGCTCCGCTTCGACGGCGAGCCCCCCGTACGGCACGGCGCCCCACCCGCGCTGGGCCAGCACAACGACGAGATCCTCGCGTGGCTGGAGGACCGTGAACGATGA